The following are encoded together in the Phaseolus vulgaris cultivar G19833 chromosome 9, P. vulgaris v2.0, whole genome shotgun sequence genome:
- the LOC137822072 gene encoding putative pentatricopeptide repeat-containing protein At1g19290, protein MFPLLRKPIPLSFPSRRTLHLSPILLRNIPQHSNSKPPSPDLLDRISRLLLLGRPAALSRLRFPLSDPLTDALLRRLRLHPAAALALFHLAAQQPNYRPHATSFCLLLHILARAKLFPEARSLLHQLLSLHCTNNYRAFAVCQDVFSIYKEFGFSPTLLDMLLKAFAERGMTRHALHVFDEMCRLGRTPSLRSCNCLLARLVRAGEGGSALAVFEQVLKMGIVPDVFMISIVVNAHCREGKVDCAERFVEKMEGMGFEVNVVVYNALVGGYACKGDVGEAERVLSLMSKKGVERNVVTWTLLMKSYCRQGRVDEAERLLRKMEEGEGNFVDDRVYGLLVDGYCQVGKMDDAVRIRDEMASVGLRVNVFVCNALVNGYCKQGGIGRAEEVFRGMLDWNVRPDCYSYNTLLDGYCREGRMKEALMLCEEMLREGIDPSVVTYNTVLKGLVDVGSYGDALSLWRSMVERDVVPNEVSCCTLLDCFFKMGDSDGAIMFWKEILGRGFTNSTVAFNTMIGGLCKMGKVVEAKVVFDRMNELGCSPDEITYRALSAGYCKTGSVVEAFRIKDMMERQTISPSIEMYNSLIYGLFKSRKSSDVADLLVELRRRGLSPNTVTYGTLIYGWCNEGKLDKAFNLYFEMIERGFSPNFVICSKIVSSLYKNDRINEATVILDKMVDFDLLTVHKCTDKSVKNDFTSLEAQRIADSLDKIAICNSLPNNIVYNIAIYGLGKSGKIDEAGTVLSILLSRGFIPDNFTYGALIHACSAAGDVDGAFKLRNEMLERGLIPNITTYNAIINGLCKLGNMERAQRLFRKLPQKGLAPNAVTYNILISGYCRIGNLNEASNLREKMIEEGIS, encoded by the coding sequence ATGTTCCCTCTCCTCCGTAAACCCATTCCCCTTTCCTTTCCCTCACGCAGAACATTACACCTCTCTCCTATCCTTCTCCGGAACATTCCTCAACATTCCAATTCCAAACCTCCCTCTCCCGACCTCCTCGACCGCATCTCCCGCCTCCTCCTCCTTGGCCGCCCCGCCGCTCTCAGCCGCCTCCGCTTCCCCCTCTCAGACCCCCTCACCGATGCCCTCCTACGCCGCCTCCGCCTCCACCCCGCCGCCGCCCTCGCCCTCTTCCACCTCGCCGCCCAACAACCCAACTACCGCCCCCACGCCACCTCCTTCTGCCTCCTCCTCCACATCCTCGCCCGCGCCAAACTCTTCCCCGAAGCCCGCTCCCTCCTCCACCAACTCCTCTCCCTCCACTGCACCAACAACTACCGCGCCTTCGCCGTCTGCCAAGACGTTTTTTCCATCTACAAGGAATTTGGCTTTTCCCCCACCCTCCTCGACATGCTCCTCAAGGCCTTCGCCGAACGCGGCATGACGCGCCACGCACTCCACGTGTTCGACGAAATGTGCAGGCTTGGCAGGACCCCCAGCCTCAGGTCCTGCAATTGCCTGCTCGCTAGGCTGGTTCGTGCTGGTGAAGGAGGCTCGGCGCTTGCTGTTTTTGAGCAGGTTTTGAAGATGGGGATTGTGCCTGACGTTTTCATGATTAGTATTGTTGTGAATGCGCATTGTCGGGAAGGGAAGGTGGATTGTGCTGAGAGGTTTGTGGAGAAGATGGAGGGGATGGGGTTTGAGGTTAATGTTGTGGTGTACAATGCTTTGGTTGGAGGGTATGCTTGTAAGGGTGATGTGGGAGAAGCTGAGAGGGTGCTGAGTTTAATGTCTAAGAAAGGGGTTGAAAGAAATGTGGTCACTTGGACTTTGTTGATGAAAAGTTACTGCAGGCAGGGAAGGGTGGATGAGGCCGAGAGGTTGCTTCGGAAAATGGAGGAGGGTGAGGGGAATTTTGTGGATGATCGCGTGTATGGCTTGCTGGTGGATGGGTATTGTCAGGTGGGGAAGATGGATGATGCGGTTAGGATTAGAGATGAGATGGCAAGTGTGGGGTTGAGGGTGAATGTGTTTGTTTGTAATGCGTTGGTTAATGGATATTGTAAGCAGGGTGGGATTGGGAGGGCCGAAGAGGTGTTTAGGGGGATGTTGGATTGGAATGTGAGACCGGATTGTTATAGCTATAATACGCTGTTGGATGGGTACTGCAGGGAAGGGAGAATGAAGGAGGCTTTGATGCTTTGTGAGGAGATGTTAAGGGAGGGAATTGATCCTTCTGTTGTCACCTATAATACGGTTCTCAAAGGGTTGGTCGATGTGGGGTCTTACGGCGATGCTTTGAGCCTTTGGCGTTCGATGGTGGAACGAGATGTGGTGCCGAATGAAGTCAGCTGCtgtactctgcttgattgttttTTCAAAATGGGAGATTCTGACGGGGCTATAATGTTTTGGAAAGAGATTTTAGGTCGGGGTTTTACTAATAGCACTGTTGCATTCAATACAATGATCGGTGGGCTGTGTAAGATGGGGAAAGTGGTGGAGGCAAAGGTTGTTTTTGATAGGATGAATGAACTTGGATGCTCTCCAGATGAAATAACATATAGGGCTTTGAGTGCTGGATATTGTAAAACTGGGAGTGTGGTTGAAGCTTTTAGAATTAAGGATATGATGGAAAGACAAACAATTTCTCCTTCCATTGAAATGTACAATTCCCTTATTTATGGACTTTTTAAGTCTAGGAAGTCAAGTGATGTTGCTGATCTTCTTGTGGAGTTGCGGAGGAGAGGACTATCACCAAATACTGTTACCTATGGTACCCTTATTTACGGTTGGTGCAATGAAGGGAAGCTGGATAAagcttttaatttatattttgagaTGATCGAAAGAGGGTTCTCTCCTAATTTTGTTATCTGTAGCAAAATAGTCAGCAGTCTTTATAAGAATGATAGAATCAATGAAGCAACTGTGATTCTAGACAAGATGGTGGATTTTGATCTTCTTACAGTTCATAAATGTACTGATAAGTCTGTTAAAAATGATTTCACAAGTCTAGAAGCTCAGAGAATTGCTGATTCTCTTGATAAAATTGCTATATGTAATTCTCTTCCCAACAATATTGTGTACAACATAGCTATCTATGGTCTTGGCAAGTCTGGGAAGATTGATGAAGCAGGAACTGTTCTGTCAATTTTGTTATCTAGAGGTTTTATTCCAGATAATTTCACATATGGTGCCTTAATTCATGCCTGTTCAGCAGCTGGTGATGTGGATGGTGCTTTCAAATTAAGGAATGAGATGCTGGAGAGAGGTCTTATTCCAAATATTACTACATATAATGCTATAATAAATGGGTTATGCAAATTGGGAAATATGGAACGAGCACAGAGACTTTTTCGTAAACTTCCTCAAAAGGGCTTAGCCCCAAATGCTGTTACCTATAATATACTGATCAGTGGTTACTGTAGGATTGGGAACCTTAATGAAGCCTCTAACTTGAGAGAGAAGATGATAGAAGAAGGGATTTCTTGA
- the LOC137822401 gene encoding uncharacterized protein gives MKVSSFFWNFRGLGNHKTVEMLLSLLNLHKPLLVFLAEPMMSYTNAFDILFKSVNMHLVATSPIVNKVAKLWCLSVPNLVQNFLVNDQFISVTCRLQDKSFSFAGVYGVNTYLSRRFLWRDLSFFTGPWCILGDFNVVLSADDYKGGWLLIRFLVMNSWTGLILMIFLVCLLLDLVILGVTEGEGCIEFTEDWIGLYVLVKNCSNHSPILASLASNSLRKGILLGIQKSLENASLSDSDGLLCQEKIAKEELDHALHCQYLFWKERARMLWFKDRDRNTAFFHAVVKRRNNSSGIHRLRIDNEFFKQNWVLPGMNSNVVSLIPKVQGVDSIKDYRLIVVANFKFKIISKMLADRLALVAARIISPNQYGFVQGRQIQDCIGIASDVINLLSKKVRGEEVLSRGLSKLVNDKKILNIASPHGYLTPSHIFGKVLRPLPIRWEFPSPDWVKINIDGATRGYPGLATCGGLLFRGCFRIDKLAARTTVPCDFALNVDKLANLGFIYRESFNWGYMLASFDLSIVGWLS, from the exons atgaaggtctcttcatttttttggaaTTTCAGAGGATTGGGGAAccacaaaactgtggagatgttgCTCAGTTTACTTAACCTACATAAACCtctcctggtttttcttgctgaacCCATGATGTCGTACACTAATGCTTTCGACatccttttcaaatctgttaatatgcatttggtggctacgtctcctattgttaataaagttgctaagctttggtgtttgtcggttcctaatcttgtccaaaatttcttggttaATGATCAATTTATCTCTGTAACTTGTCGTCTGCAGGATAAAAgttttagctttgcaggtgtttatggtgtTAACACATACTTGTCTAGACGATTTTtatggagggatcttagtttcttcacagggccttggtgtattctgggagattttaatgttgtgctctCGGCGGATGACTATAAAGgggggtggctcctaatcaggtttcttgtaatgaattcctggACTGGATTAATtctaatgatctttcttgtatgccttttactggatcttgttatacttggtgtaacggaaggagagggttgcatagaattcacagaagactggatagggctttat GTTCTTGTGAAAAATTGTTCTAatcattcccctattcttgctagtcttgctagtaattctttgcggaag ggCATCCTTCTTGGTATTCAAAAAAGCTTAGAGAATGCTAGTTTGTCTGATAGTGATGGACTTctctgtcaagaaaagattgctaaggaggagcttgatcatgctcttcactgtcaatatttgttttggaaagaaagggctagGATGTTATGGTTCAAGGATAGAGATCGAAATACTGCTTTTTTCCATGCGgtggtcaaaaggagaaataattctagtgggattcatcgtctacggattgataatgag ttttttaaacaaaactgggttctccctggaatgaacagtaatgtggtatctcttattccaaaAGTTCAGGGTGTtgattccattaaagattacaggctaattgttgttgctaatttcaagtttaagattatttccaagatgCTGGCAGATAGGCTTGCacttgtggctgctagaatcatttctcctaatcaatatggatttgtgcagggtagacagattcaggattgcattggtattgcttctgatGTTATTAACCtactttctaaaaaggttagaggag aggaagttcttagtagaggtctctctaagcttgtgaatgataagaagattttaaatatagCCAGTCCGCAcggttatctcactccctctcatatttt tggtaaagttcttcgtcctcttcctattagatgggaatttccttcaccagactgggtcaaaattaatattgatggGGCTactagggggtatcctggtcttgctacttgtggag gactactgttccgtggatgcttcagaatcgatAAGTTGGCTGCTAGGACTACTGTTCCGTGTGATTTTGCCTTGAAtgttgataagttggctaatttaggatttatttatagagaatcttttaattg GGGTTACATGTTAGCATCATTTGATCTTTCTATTGTTGGTTGGTTGAGCTAG